One stretch of Roseovarius mucosus DNA includes these proteins:
- a CDS encoding Maf family protein: MRLILGSGSPRRRDLLAQLGVVADKIQPPEIDETPAKAELPRPYCARMARQKAWAVVAEDDDIVLCADTTVALGRRILGKPQDIGEAAQFLLALSGRRHRVITAVAVRRGSRIWERDVVTTVQMKRLSDEELNAYLATNDWQGKAGGYAIQGPAGALIPWIQGSFTAVVGLPLAETAGLLRAAGYPLWKDTQ; this comes from the coding sequence ATGAGACTCATCCTCGGTTCTGGCAGCCCGCGCCGGCGCGATCTGTTGGCACAACTCGGGGTGGTGGCGGATAAAATCCAGCCCCCCGAGATTGACGAAACCCCGGCCAAGGCTGAATTGCCCCGCCCCTATTGCGCCCGCATGGCGCGGCAAAAGGCGTGGGCGGTTGTGGCCGAGGACGATGATATCGTGCTCTGCGCCGATACCACCGTGGCGCTTGGCCGCCGCATCCTTGGAAAACCGCAAGATATTGGTGAAGCAGCACAATTCCTGCTCGCTCTGTCCGGGCGGCGGCACCGGGTGATCACGGCCGTCGCTGTCCGGCGCGGATCGCGGATATGGGAGCGGGACGTTGTAACCACCGTGCAGATGAAACGCCTCTCGGATGAGGAGCTGAACGCCTACCTTGCCACAAATGATTGGCAGGGCAAGGCAGGCGGCTACGCCATACAAGGCCCCGCAGGCGCGCTAATCCCTTGGATTCAAGGATCTTTTACTGCCGTCGTCGGCCTGCCCCTGGCTGAAACCGCGGGCCTCTTGCGCGCCGCTGGCTACCCGCTCTGGAAGGACACCCAATGA
- a CDS encoding urate hydroxylase PuuD: MPDPAILLEWAGFAARWLHVITAMAWIGTSFYFIALDLGLRRAPDLPMGAQGEDWQVHGGGFYHIRKYLVAPPQMPDHLTWFKWESYATWLSGAALLMLVYWASADLYLLSAESPLTQSQGIALSAGSLALGWLIYDRLCKSGLAAQPTRMMLVLFALLTAMGWAYTQVFTGRAMMLHLGAFTATIMTANVFLIIMPNQRIVVADLRAGRTPEARYGQIAKLRSTHNNYLTLPVIFLMLSNHYPLAFATPYNWLIASLVFLMGVTIRHFFNSLHAGRGRPWWAWGVTALIFAAIVWLSALGGPNTADTTPETTRLSPAQTRLSEAPGFDTVQEIVALRCAMCHATEPLWPGMIHAPKGVILETPADLARQARALYLQAGLSHAMPPANLTAMAPSERATLIAWYRAGRTAP, translated from the coding sequence ATGCCAGACCCCGCGATCCTTCTCGAATGGGCCGGATTTGCCGCCCGCTGGCTGCATGTCATCACCGCCATGGCCTGGATCGGCACGTCTTTTTACTTTATCGCGCTTGATCTCGGCCTGCGCCGCGCGCCCGATTTGCCCATGGGCGCGCAGGGCGAAGACTGGCAGGTGCATGGCGGCGGCTTCTACCACATCCGCAAATATCTCGTGGCGCCGCCGCAGATGCCGGATCACCTGACTTGGTTCAAATGGGAAAGCTACGCCACCTGGCTCTCGGGTGCGGCCCTGCTCATGCTGGTCTACTGGGCCTCTGCCGATCTCTACCTGCTCAGCGCCGAAAGCCCGCTCACCCAATCGCAGGGCATCGCTCTCTCGGCGGGCTCGCTGGCCCTTGGCTGGCTCATCTATGACCGGCTTTGCAAATCCGGGCTGGCCGCGCAGCCGACCCGCATGATGCTCGTGCTCTTCGCGCTTCTGACCGCGATGGGCTGGGCCTATACACAGGTGTTCACCGGTCGCGCGATGATGCTGCATTTGGGGGCCTTCACCGCCACCATCATGACCGCCAATGTCTTCCTCATCATCATGCCCAATCAGCGCATCGTGGTGGCCGATCTGCGCGCCGGGCGCACACCCGAGGCACGCTATGGCCAGATCGCCAAACTGCGCTCGACCCATAACAATTACCTCACCTTGCCTGTCATCTTCCTGATGCTGTCCAACCATTACCCGCTTGCCTTCGCCACGCCCTACAACTGGCTCATCGCCTCTCTTGTTTTCCTGATGGGCGTCACCATCCGGCATTTCTTCAATAGCCTGCACGCCGGGCGTGGCCGCCCTTGGTGGGCATGGGGCGTCACCGCGCTGATCTTCGCCGCCATTGTCTGGCTCTCAGCTTTGGGCGGCCCGAACACGGCAGACACCACCCCAGAGACCACGCGCCTCAGCCCTGCCCAGACCCGCCTGAGCGAGGCCCCCGGCTTTGACACGGTGCAAGAGATCGTGGCCCTGCGCTGCGCCATGTGTCATGCCACCGAACCACTCTGGCCCGGCATGATCCACGCCCCCAAAGGCGTGATCCTCGAAACACCCGCCGACCTCGCCCGTCAGGCCCGCGCCCTCTACCTCCAGGCCGGGCTCAGCCATGCCATGCCACCCGCCAACCTCACCGCGATGGCACCCTCGGAACGCGCCACGCTCATCGCTTGGTATCGGGCGGGCCGTACCGCGCCCTAG
- a CDS encoding carbon-nitrogen hydrolase family protein, producing the protein MKIATAAYPLDPLTSWADYHRKLTDWVAEAAAQGAELAVFPEYGAMELAMLAGTEAAGDLERSLHAVSGVMPEAYDLHAELATQYNLHILGASAPVFDPDLGPRPVNRAMLFTPTGARAAQDKQIMTRFEREEWHVAPGGPLRLFDTSLGKIGILICYDSEFPLLGKALADADLILVPSCTEALTGYSRVRIGAMARALEMQCVTVMASTVGTADWSPAVDTNCGMGGVFGPPDTGFPPTGVLAEGTLNRPGWTYAEVDLDRITHVRADGVVLNRRHWEDQLGRDVTVTSEPLR; encoded by the coding sequence ATGAAAATCGCCACCGCCGCCTATCCGCTCGACCCGCTCACCTCTTGGGCCGACTACCATCGCAAGCTTACCGATTGGGTGGCCGAGGCGGCCGCACAGGGTGCCGAACTCGCGGTCTTTCCCGAATATGGCGCGATGGAATTGGCCATGCTCGCGGGCACCGAGGCCGCGGGCGATTTAGAGCGCTCACTGCATGCCGTTTCTGGCGTGATGCCAGAGGCTTACGATCTGCATGCCGAGCTTGCGACGCAGTATAATCTGCATATTCTGGGGGCTTCAGCCCCGGTCTTTGACCCAGATCTTGGCCCCCGCCCGGTTAACCGCGCCATGCTTTTTACCCCCACCGGGGCGCGCGCCGCGCAGGACAAACAGATCATGACCCGGTTCGAGCGCGAGGAATGGCACGTCGCCCCCGGCGGCCCCCTGCGCCTCTTTGACACAAGCCTCGGCAAAATCGGCATCCTGATCTGCTACGACAGCGAATTTCCCTTGCTGGGCAAGGCTTTGGCCGATGCCGACCTGATCCTTGTGCCCTCTTGCACCGAGGCTCTGACCGGCTATTCCCGCGTCCGGATCGGTGCCATGGCCCGCGCCCTCGAAATGCAATGCGTCACCGTCATGGCCTCGACCGTGGGCACGGCGGATTGGTCCCCGGCGGTCGATACCAATTGTGGTATGGGTGGCGTCTTTGGCCCCCCAGATACAGGGTTCCCACCCACCGGCGTCCTCGCCGAGGGCACGCTCAACCGCCCCGGCTGGACCTATGCCGAGGTCGATCTGGACCGTATCACCCATGTTCGCGCCGACGGCGTTGTGCTCAACCGCCGCCATTGGGAAGACCAACTGGGGCGCGACGTCACGGTCACATCTGAACCTCTACGGTGA
- a CDS encoding ribonuclease E/G, producing the protein MTLRTIALDHINDAEAAALLVGGRLEDLLIDSDQPRPGTIYRAIADRPVKGQGGMFLRTPDGSAFLRQIKGLTPGQPLLVQVTGHAEPGKALPVTTRLLFKSRYAIVTPDAPGLNVSRSIKDEALRDSLLEIAHAEMGDSPMGLILRSSCESAEAADITEDINAMRDLAEAVLADATGPEPETLTEGDGPHTLAWRDWVEPADVVTDPGSFAENGVLDQLDALREALVPLPGGASFYIEPTRALVAVDVNTGGDASLAAGLKANIAMARDLPRQLRLRGLGGQITLDLAPMPKKDRRTFEASLRAALRQDTTETTLAGWTPLGHFELQRKRDRQPLTDLLK; encoded by the coding sequence ATGACCCTGCGGACCATCGCGCTCGACCACATAAACGACGCCGAGGCCGCAGCCCTGCTGGTGGGTGGGCGGCTTGAGGACTTGCTGATCGACTCGGATCAACCGCGCCCCGGCACCATCTATCGCGCCATCGCCGATCGCCCCGTCAAAGGGCAAGGCGGCATGTTCCTGCGCACGCCCGACGGTTCCGCTTTCCTTCGCCAGATCAAAGGCTTGACGCCCGGTCAGCCGCTACTCGTACAGGTCACTGGACACGCCGAACCGGGCAAGGCCCTGCCAGTCACGACTCGACTCTTGTTCAAGAGCCGCTACGCCATCGTCACCCCCGACGCGCCCGGTCTCAATGTATCGCGGTCCATCAAGGACGAGGCCCTGCGCGATTCCCTCTTGGAAATCGCCCATGCCGAAATGGGCGACAGCCCCATGGGCCTCATCCTGCGCTCCTCATGCGAAAGCGCCGAAGCCGCTGATATCACAGAGGATATTAACGCCATGCGCGATCTGGCCGAGGCGGTTCTCGCCGATGCCACCGGCCCCGAGCCAGAGACCCTGACCGAAGGCGACGGCCCCCATACCCTCGCCTGGCGTGACTGGGTAGAGCCTGCTGATGTGGTGACTGATCCGGGCTCTTTCGCGGAAAACGGCGTGCTTGATCAACTCGACGCCCTGCGCGAGGCCTTGGTCCCCCTGCCCGGCGGCGCATCCTTTTACATCGAGCCCACGCGCGCCCTTGTAGCTGTGGATGTCAACACCGGCGGCGACGCCAGTCTTGCAGCGGGGCTCAAAGCCAATATCGCCATGGCCCGCGACCTACCGCGCCAATTGCGCCTGCGCGGCCTTGGCGGGCAGATCACCCTCGATCTTGCCCCCATGCCCAAAAAGGACCGCAGAACGTTCGAAGCCTCCCTGCGCGCCGCGCTACGCCAGGACACGACCGAAACCACTCTCGCGGGTTGGACGCCCTTGGGGCACTTTGAATTGCAACGCAAACGCGACCGACAGCCGCTTACGGACCTGCTCAAATGA
- a CDS encoding helix-turn-helix domain-containing protein codes for MAIQKLYAGAKLRETRQRLGLTQKDFAGKLGVSLPYLNQMENNNRPVSTTVVLALAQEFGFDVTELSTGDAERMVSDMREALADPVFGDDPPPLADLRLTASNAPALARAFLELHSAYRQTHERLASLDEALGREDARNQSSPWDEVRDFFHYCDNYIDAVDHAAERFAEAGGGQAISDLACARLAALGISVVEADTAQLRHYDRAAGVLTLSSRAAPESRRFQLLLQLALVMQDQLLEATLDFARFQSDAARSIAKIGLANYFAGAAMMPYGRFLTAAQEVRHDLEVLAHRFGASIEQVCHRLSTLQRPGAKGIPFFFVRVDQAGTITKRHSATRLQFARFGGACPLWNVHRAFETPGRFLRQLAETPDGVRYISLARDVSKPGGSFGAPVRRFAIALGCEVKHAGELVYADDLDVSRARAFEPIGISCRICERAECHQRSVPPLERRLQVTPDERGVLPYRVG; via the coding sequence ATGGCGATCCAGAAACTCTATGCCGGGGCCAAGCTGCGCGAGACGCGGCAGCGGCTGGGCCTGACGCAAAAGGATTTCGCGGGCAAGCTGGGGGTGTCGCTGCCCTATCTCAACCAGATGGAGAACAACAACCGCCCTGTGAGCACGACGGTGGTTCTGGCCTTGGCGCAGGAATTCGGCTTCGACGTGACAGAGTTGAGCACGGGCGATGCCGAGCGGATGGTGAGCGACATGCGCGAGGCGCTGGCCGATCCGGTGTTTGGCGACGATCCGCCGCCCCTGGCCGATCTGCGGCTGACGGCGTCGAATGCCCCGGCGCTGGCGCGGGCGTTTCTGGAGTTGCACAGCGCCTATCGCCAGACCCACGAGCGATTGGCGAGCCTCGACGAGGCCTTGGGGCGCGAGGATGCGCGCAACCAGTCGAGCCCTTGGGACGAGGTGCGCGACTTTTTTCATTATTGCGACAATTACATAGATGCCGTGGACCATGCCGCCGAGCGCTTTGCGGAAGCGGGCGGCGGGCAGGCGATTTCGGATCTGGCCTGCGCGCGGTTGGCGGCGTTGGGCATTTCGGTGGTCGAGGCGGATACCGCACAGTTGCGGCATTACGACCGCGCCGCCGGGGTGCTGACGCTCTCGTCGCGGGCCGCCCCCGAGAGCCGACGGTTTCAGCTTTTGTTGCAACTGGCATTGGTGATGCAGGATCAATTGCTGGAGGCGACGCTGGATTTCGCGCGGTTCCAGTCAGACGCGGCACGGTCCATCGCCAAGATTGGATTGGCCAATTATTTTGCCGGGGCGGCGATGATGCCCTATGGCCGGTTTCTGACCGCCGCACAGGAGGTGCGTCACGATCTGGAGGTTCTGGCGCATCGGTTTGGTGCCTCGATCGAACAGGTGTGTCATCGTCTTTCGACCTTGCAGCGGCCGGGGGCCAAGGGGATTCCGTTTTTCTTTGTGCGGGTCGATCAGGCCGGCACGATCACCAAGCGGCATTCGGCGACACGGTTGCAATTCGCGCGGTTCGGCGGGGCCTGTCCGCTCTGGAACGTGCATCGGGCGTTCGAGACGCCGGGGCGGTTCCTGCGGCAATTGGCCGAGACGCCGGATGGCGTGCGCTATATCAGTCTTGCGCGCGATGTCTCGAAACCCGGTGGCAGCTTTGGCGCGCCGGTGCGGCGGTTTGCGATTGCGCTGGGCTGCGAGGTGAAACATGCGGGCGAGTTGGTGTATGCCGACGATCTGGATGTGAGCCGCGCGCGGGCGTTCGAGCCGATTGGCATTTCCTGCCGGATCTGCGAGCGGGCGGAGTGCCATCAGCGATCGGTGCCGCCGCTGGAGCGACGCTTGCAGGTGACACCGGACGAGCGCGGCGTGTTGCCCTATCGGGTTGGGTAA
- a CDS encoding DNA gyrase inhibitor YacG encodes MSCPICQRKTDARYRPFCSRRCADVDLGKWFAGDYAVPSSDPADIEEALDALEQEQQKPH; translated from the coding sequence ATGAGCTGCCCGATTTGCCAGCGCAAGACCGATGCCCGCTACCGCCCCTTTTGCTCGCGCCGCTGCGCCGACGTGGATCTGGGCAAATGGTTCGCGGGTGATTACGCCGTGCCCTCCTCCGATCCGGCCGACATCGAAGAGGCCCTCGACGCGCTGGAACAAGAGCAGCAAAAACCCCATTGA
- the infA gene encoding translation initiation factor IF-1: MAKEDTLEFPGVVKELLPNATFRVELENGHEIIAHTAGKMRKNRIRVLAGDKVQVEMTPYDLTKGRINYRFK, from the coding sequence ATGGCCAAGGAAGACACGCTCGAATTTCCCGGTGTCGTCAAGGAACTCCTGCCCAACGCGACATTCAGGGTCGAGCTTGAAAACGGCCATGAGATCATCGCACATACGGCAGGCAAAATGCGCAAGAACCGCATCCGCGTTCTTGCGGGCGACAAAGTTCAGGTGGAAATGACCCCCTATGATCTGACCAAGGGTCGGATCAATTATCGCTTCAAGTAA
- a CDS encoding type II toxin-antitoxin system Phd/YefM family antitoxin codes for MYDEMPIHRVRTRLRRVVDHLAAGGQRVMVLRNGVAVAGLVSVSDLQALEQADQARMEHHAIRAQARLRDIGLLKAGLDSARLEARARYGPPDTKR; via the coding sequence ATGTATGATGAGATGCCGATCCATCGGGTGCGAACCCGTCTGCGCCGGGTGGTGGATCATCTGGCGGCGGGTGGTCAGCGGGTGATGGTGCTGCGCAACGGGGTGGCGGTGGCGGGCCTTGTCTCGGTCAGCGATCTACAGGCGCTGGAGCAGGCGGATCAGGCGCGGATGGAGCATCATGCGATTCGGGCACAGGCGCGATTGCGGGACATTGGCCTGTTGAAGGCAGGGCTTGATTCGGCACGGCTGGAAGCTAGGGCGCGGTACGGCCCGCCCGATACCAAGCGATGA